In Virgibacillus sp. NKC19-16, a single genomic region encodes these proteins:
- a CDS encoding DUF948 domain-containing protein has product MDWLGIGVLVIGVAFLALVVLLIKPLMKLSGVLGSLQKTTDKLPQNVDDISSQATEVLTTGNDTLNQLNTQIRELSPILHIIGDAGNATRKLSSSMVDATEEMKASTAGGSEITKGRNLEGLYGALTLGYYIFQKQRKN; this is encoded by the coding sequence ATGGATTGGTTAGGAATTGGGGTATTGGTTATAGGTGTTGCTTTTCTTGCATTGGTAGTTCTTCTTATAAAACCATTAATGAAATTGTCAGGTGTTCTGGGAAGTTTGCAAAAAACGACCGACAAATTACCGCAAAATGTTGATGACATAAGTTCACAGGCAACAGAGGTACTTACAACAGGCAATGATACACTGAACCAATTAAATACCCAGATCAGAGAGTTAAGCCCTATTCTTCATATCATAGGTGACGCCGGAAATGCGACAAGGAAATTATCATCTTCTATGGTTGATGCAACAGAAGAGATGAAAGCAAGCACAGCAGGAGGCAGCGAAATCACGAAGGGCAGAAACCTTGAGGGCTTGTATGGAGCATTGACATTAGGGTATTACATTTTTCAGAAACAACGTAAAAATTAA
- a CDS encoding DUF948 domain-containing protein, with product MGVIYLGILFCSIAFAVVVVYICLVLKRVSTTMEALGTTLGEVEKKFESITPEIKSTVQATEEMVDDMEVKLKATDSLFDTMENVGSSVNSMNHVYKQNREKLTNKEFRRKLTPFIEGIKWSEAAFLLYSKWKKKQQTDKNELMIQDENTEMIPYNQTGSRDNI from the coding sequence ATGGGCGTAATTTATTTAGGAATTTTATTTTGTTCAATCGCATTCGCAGTTGTAGTTGTATACATATGTCTTGTGTTAAAACGCGTATCCACCACAATGGAAGCCCTTGGGACAACCTTAGGTGAGGTAGAGAAAAAGTTTGAATCCATCACGCCGGAGATTAAATCAACTGTTCAGGCAACCGAGGAAATGGTGGACGACATGGAAGTTAAATTGAAAGCAACGGACAGTCTTTTCGATACCATGGAAAATGTGGGGAGTTCCGTTAATTCCATGAATCATGTTTACAAACAAAACAGGGAAAAGCTTACCAACAAGGAGTTCAGGCGCAAACTGACGCCATTTATTGAAGGAATCAAATGGAGTGAAGCAGCTTTTCTTTTATATTCCAAGTGGAAAAAGAAACAACAAACGGACAAAAATGAACTGATGATTCAGGATGAAAATACAGAAATGATACCATACAATCAAACAGGGAGTAGGGATAACATATGA
- a CDS encoding GNAT family N-acetyltransferase, whose protein sequence is MKNIKTLTEADYNEIFSLSQFAFQYKLSEEELQKKKEEVKRHTVWGWMEEDQIAAKVHLIPLSCYIHGRSFAMGGISSVATWPEYRRQGMVKHLLYHALKQMKQNGQTLSFLHPFSFAFYRKYGWEHAFTQQRYSIPLEKLKKEWGGAGYVRRIQPDIPMLHRIYTEYAKTFNGILERDEKWWKQRVLKDESQHIAVAFSAEGYPEGYLIYNVKEQVLTVKEVVYNNLNARKLLVQFIGNHDSMAEKANLVVPEDDNLPLLLDEPRFEQKLLPYFMARIVDVKGFLEAYPFQGDGKLTLELEDEFLPENSGSYQLGHGDVANIEAIQCSIQVLTGVLLGYKRPSDYYQVGLLKGDAQAIEQLEELIPRRQTYLMDFF, encoded by the coding sequence TTGAAAAATATCAAAACATTAACCGAAGCAGATTACAATGAAATTTTTTCGCTTTCTCAATTTGCTTTTCAATATAAATTGTCAGAAGAGGAGTTGCAGAAGAAAAAGGAAGAAGTGAAGCGGCATACGGTCTGGGGATGGATGGAAGAGGATCAAATAGCGGCAAAGGTTCATCTGATACCACTGTCCTGTTATATCCATGGCAGGTCTTTTGCGATGGGCGGAATTAGCTCTGTTGCGACATGGCCTGAATACCGCAGGCAGGGGATGGTCAAACATTTGCTTTATCATGCATTAAAACAAATGAAGCAGAATGGACAAACCCTCTCCTTTCTGCATCCATTTTCGTTTGCCTTTTACCGAAAGTACGGATGGGAGCATGCCTTCACACAACAGCGGTATTCCATCCCTTTGGAAAAATTGAAGAAGGAATGGGGCGGAGCAGGTTATGTGCGACGCATACAGCCTGATATACCCATGCTGCACCGTATATATACCGAATACGCAAAAACATTTAATGGCATATTGGAGCGTGATGAAAAGTGGTGGAAGCAACGTGTGTTAAAGGATGAGTCGCAGCATATTGCGGTTGCTTTTAGTGCTGAGGGCTATCCAGAGGGCTATTTAATATATAATGTGAAAGAGCAAGTGTTAACAGTGAAGGAAGTAGTATATAACAATTTAAATGCCCGTAAGCTGTTAGTGCAGTTTATCGGGAACCATGATTCGATGGCTGAAAAGGCTAACCTAGTTGTCCCTGAAGATGATAATCTACCTCTTTTGCTGGATGAACCACGGTTTGAGCAGAAGCTGCTTCCGTATTTTATGGCTCGAATTGTTGATGTAAAAGGCTTTTTAGAGGCGTATCCTTTTCAAGGTGATGGCAAGCTTACATTAGAGTTGGAGGATGAGTTTTTGCCGGAGAATAGCGGGAGTTATCAGTTGGGACATGGTGATGTGGCAAATATAGAAGCTATTCAATGCTCGATTCAGGTTCTGACAGGCGTGCTTTTAGGATACAAGCGGCCAAGTGATTATTATCAAGTGGGGCTGTTAAAAGGCGATGCGCAGGCTATCGAACAGCTTGAGGAACTCATTCCAAGGCGGCAGACATATTTGATGGATTTCTTTTAG
- a CDS encoding DUF948 domain-containing protein produces MTLTGVGVLIIGVAFLILTIFIAHTLQNLAGILSGIEKTVEKLPDQLDDVFKETGDLINHSNDTIADVNEKLGQLSPLFYIVGDVGNVTRRFSSSLVDVTETVKNKTNDSKDISQKNNLGGLYGSFALGYYLLTKRRQAKSEGATTDGQNE; encoded by the coding sequence ATGACATTAACTGGGGTAGGCGTACTCATTATCGGCGTAGCTTTTCTTATATTAACCATTTTTATTGCACATACATTGCAAAATTTGGCGGGAATTCTTAGTGGCATTGAAAAAACGGTCGAAAAGTTACCGGATCAGCTAGATGATGTGTTTAAAGAAACTGGAGACCTAATAAATCACAGCAATGACACGATTGCCGATGTAAACGAGAAATTAGGACAATTGAGCCCGTTATTCTACATTGTAGGTGATGTTGGAAATGTCACCAGGAGATTTTCCTCCTCATTAGTAGATGTAACGGAAACGGTGAAAAATAAAACAAATGACAGCAAGGATATTTCCCAGAAGAATAATTTGGGCGGCCTATACGGTTCATTTGCATTAGGATACTATCTGCTCACGAAACGCAGACAAGCGAAAAGTGAAGGAGCAACGACGGATGGACAGAACGAATAA
- a CDS encoding TetR/AcrR family transcriptional regulator translates to MGQRREEMLDAAVQLFQKNGFHSTSVEDITRACGISKGAFYNHFDSKESMILQVLQRYYDEMFREADYFSKGLHSSPIKVLKKKITIELERSIDYRYFFHAVMADFPPDDDGPIPKSLNRMQHQLHEWHKHALLEAFGPKPGKYLNDLAVVMEGTVHSYLMKIIWEGAPAFPLDRIGDLIAECLHAIVANDEHIFPVLPRHVKDAVPVSILENMKHDLDAIRAELGDKKDIQTIDLLIEELGQEKPREFLIDALLNQLYRRPNLKNQLTVILTTWEVWKDDEI, encoded by the coding sequence ATGGGACAGCGAAGAGAGGAAATGCTGGATGCGGCTGTACAGCTATTTCAGAAAAACGGTTTTCATTCGACTTCTGTAGAAGATATAACACGTGCATGTGGTATTTCCAAGGGGGCTTTTTATAATCATTTTGACTCGAAGGAAAGCATGATTCTGCAAGTTTTACAGCGCTATTATGATGAGATGTTTCGGGAGGCAGATTATTTTTCAAAGGGTTTACATAGTTCACCTATCAAGGTCCTTAAAAAGAAAATCACCATTGAACTGGAAAGATCAATTGATTATCGGTACTTTTTTCATGCTGTTATGGCCGATTTCCCTCCAGATGACGATGGACCTATTCCCAAGTCACTAAATCGCATGCAGCATCAACTTCATGAATGGCATAAACATGCACTGCTGGAAGCGTTTGGACCAAAGCCCGGAAAATATTTAAATGATTTGGCAGTTGTTATGGAAGGTACGGTCCACAGCTATTTGATGAAGATCATCTGGGAGGGGGCCCCAGCGTTCCCATTGGATAGGATTGGGGACTTGATCGCTGAATGTCTTCACGCAATTGTTGCAAATGATGAACATATTTTTCCGGTACTGCCACGTCATGTTAAAGACGCAGTTCCTGTTTCGATCCTGGAGAACATGAAGCATGATTTGGATGCGATACGCGCTGAATTAGGGGATAAAAAAGATATACAAACAATTGATTTGTTGATTGAAGAACTCGGCCAGGAAAAGCCACGGGAATTTCTCATTGATGCGTTGCTAAACCAGCTTTACCGCCGTCCGAATCTAAAAAATCAATTAACAGTCATTTTAACAACATGGGAAGTATGGAAGGATGATGAAATATGA
- a CDS encoding MDR family MFS transporter, with protein MSDTANSWDMPTKQKALMIAALLTGAFMGIINETLLATALPSIQEAFSITQGEVQWMTTAFLMTNGVMIPISAFLIDRFTTRGLFLTAIGLFGVGTLIAAIATAYPVLLLGRVVQASGSGIMLPLLMTVLLAVIPVYRRGTAMGLIGIVIAFGPAIGPTLSGVLLEYFSWRSLFYVVLPIVAIAMTIAALFLRNVTELRKPKIDILSIILSSVGFGSFLYGFSIASESGWGSAEVITMIAVGIVVIGLFIWRQLILETPMLEFRIFKYRTFTLAIVITMTVMVSMIGAETLLPLFMQNVLQFTPLQSGMMLFPGAIVIGIMSPITGRLFDRFGAKWLALIGLGIVTVTTFMFTSLSLETSFAYLTTIYAIRMFGLSFALMPVMTSALNQLPPTVYSHGSAMANTLQQISAALGTAILVTLVSMGAGSFAPDANTSADMVGRLSQVIGFEWAFIGSTILAFLAFILALFLHSPKKEKEIVRRIHGQDARLR; from the coding sequence ATGAGCGACACAGCAAATTCCTGGGATATGCCGACAAAACAGAAAGCATTGATGATAGCTGCGCTGCTAACAGGAGCGTTTATGGGAATTATCAATGAAACGCTACTCGCAACTGCACTCCCATCCATTCAAGAGGCATTTTCCATCACGCAAGGTGAAGTCCAGTGGATGACGACAGCTTTCTTGATGACTAATGGTGTGATGATCCCGATATCGGCATTTTTGATCGATCGATTTACCACAAGGGGATTATTTTTAACAGCGATTGGATTATTCGGCGTGGGCACGCTCATCGCAGCAATAGCGACTGCTTATCCGGTACTACTACTGGGACGCGTAGTTCAAGCTTCGGGATCTGGCATTATGCTTCCGCTTTTGATGACAGTGCTCTTGGCAGTTATTCCGGTTTACCGTCGTGGAACCGCAATGGGATTAATCGGAATTGTTATTGCGTTTGGTCCGGCAATCGGTCCGACATTATCTGGCGTACTTTTGGAATATTTCTCATGGCGTTCCCTATTCTACGTTGTACTGCCAATTGTTGCTATTGCTATGACGATCGCGGCATTATTTTTACGTAATGTAACGGAACTGCGGAAGCCAAAAATAGATATCTTATCGATCATTCTTTCATCCGTTGGTTTTGGTTCATTTTTATACGGTTTTAGTATCGCTTCTGAAAGCGGATGGGGTAGTGCGGAAGTTATCACCATGATCGCAGTTGGTATAGTAGTGATAGGATTATTTATTTGGCGACAGCTCATTTTGGAAACACCGATGCTGGAATTTCGTATCTTTAAATATCGAACGTTTACCTTGGCGATTGTAATCACGATGACGGTGATGGTATCGATGATAGGGGCTGAGACGCTGCTGCCACTGTTCATGCAAAATGTGCTGCAATTTACACCGCTTCAATCCGGAATGATGCTGTTTCCAGGTGCAATTGTAATTGGAATTATGTCTCCGATTACCGGACGGCTGTTTGATCGGTTTGGAGCCAAGTGGCTGGCATTGATTGGCCTGGGTATTGTGACGGTTACAACGTTTATGTTTACCAGCCTATCGCTTGAAACATCATTTGCGTACTTGACAACGATTTATGCTATCCGCATGTTTGGTCTGTCGTTTGCATTGATGCCAGTGATGACATCCGCATTGAACCAGCTCCCGCCAACGGTGTATTCGCACGGTTCGGCGATGGCCAACACCTTGCAGCAAATTTCGGCGGCGCTTGGTACGGCGATTCTTGTGACACTTGTTTCTATGGGCGCGGGTAGCTTTGCACCGGATGCCAATACTTCTGCGGATATGGTTGGCCGACTTTCGCAGGTTATTGGATTTGAATGGGCGTTTATCGGCAGTACGATTCTTGCGTTTCTTGCGTTTATTTTGGCACTGTTTCTTCACTCTCCGAAGAAAGAAAAAGAAATCGTTCGGCGTATTCATGGTCAGGATGCGCGTTTGAGGTAA
- a CDS encoding GntR family transcriptional regulator gives MNIIISNAVDQPIYVQIKNQMKEQILHGQLQEKESLLSIRKLAKDLQVSVITTKKAYEELEKEGFIETFPGKGSFVASQNSELLREKQLKLIEDQMAKMLEDSKAFNIPLNELIEMMKLLYEE, from the coding sequence TTGAATATTATTATTTCCAATGCGGTGGATCAGCCGATCTACGTGCAAATAAAAAACCAGATGAAGGAGCAGATTCTTCATGGCCAACTGCAGGAAAAGGAAAGCCTGCTGTCGATACGCAAGCTGGCGAAAGATCTGCAGGTCAGTGTGATTACCACAAAGAAGGCGTATGAGGAGCTGGAGAAAGAGGGCTTCATTGAAACGTTTCCGGGCAAGGGGTCGTTTGTAGCCTCGCAAAATTCCGAGTTACTTCGAGAAAAGCAGCTTAAGCTGATTGAGGATCAAATGGCAAAAATGCTGGAGGACAGCAAAGCATTCAATATTCCGCTCAACGAACTGATCGAGATGATGAAATTGCTATATGAGGAGTGA
- a CDS encoding ABC-2 transporter permease, which produces MIIQLLRNEVFGQNTYIYLLVFFWFIPMTGFFTSGAPIQHILLLILFAAWIPSSATYYEQPALMNTLPVTRKKIILAKYLTPLIWFIPAAALVSFYVFLFVTFAPFPARLMTGWDLLLALAGLLLLMSVFYPLHLLFGYVPAMALSVIAAVATSISIQMVMNIYHNPRMDSLDNMVETIMANPNVFIMLLAGISLIITLLSYALSVWLYERKDF; this is translated from the coding sequence ATGATCATTCAATTATTGCGTAATGAAGTGTTCGGTCAAAACACTTATATCTATCTTTTAGTCTTTTTCTGGTTCATTCCAATGACAGGATTTTTTACAAGCGGTGCGCCAATCCAGCATATTTTATTACTGATTCTTTTTGCTGCCTGGATCCCGAGCTCTGCGACTTATTATGAGCAACCGGCACTGATGAATACCTTGCCCGTCACTCGGAAGAAAATCATTTTAGCAAAATATCTCACGCCACTGATATGGTTCATCCCGGCTGCGGCGCTTGTGTCTTTCTATGTTTTTCTGTTTGTCACCTTTGCTCCATTCCCGGCTCGGCTGATGACGGGATGGGATTTGTTGCTGGCCCTTGCCGGACTTCTTTTGCTAATGTCTGTTTTCTATCCGCTCCATCTTTTGTTCGGCTATGTTCCAGCGATGGCTTTGTCGGTGATAGCAGCAGTGGCAACATCGATTAGCATACAGATGGTTATGAATATTTATCATAATCCTAGAATGGACTCGCTAGACAATATGGTGGAGACCATCATGGCAAATCCAAATGTCTTCATCATGCTGCTTGCGGGCATTAGTTTGATTATTACACTGCTATCCTATGCTTTATCCGTTTGGCTTTATGAGCGGAAGGATTTTTAA
- a CDS encoding dioxygenase family protein, with the protein MYYNPYNSYNPHYIYSFQNRQLPKYEQQFHNANNQQSPQYQQMLCQQQEWLQRFILHQQHNTFLTLSYSFEDTDQCVLTSQAEEGPFYLENVPYRRDIREKQTGEDLCLRLKIVNVKGCIAIPRAEVDVWHSNAFGIYSGYDNAALENEENPDHIEPTNNETYLRGRQRADENGMVEFLTKFPGWYETRTIHIHMKVFVAGKEVLTTQLFFPQRFNYMIQSMLPYNVRYFSPVINEDDFVLRDSHGVQGAWPKIARKGQAYMGTLTIGVMLQTE; encoded by the coding sequence TTGTACTATAACCCATATAATTCTTATAATCCGCATTATATTTATTCCTTTCAAAATCGACAATTGCCGAAATACGAGCAACAATTCCATAATGCAAATAACCAGCAATCACCTCAATATCAACAGATGTTATGTCAACAACAGGAATGGCTTCAAAGGTTTATCCTGCACCAGCAACACAACACATTTCTAACGCTAAGCTATAGTTTTGAAGATACCGATCAATGTGTGCTAACTAGTCAGGCGGAAGAAGGTCCGTTCTATTTAGAAAACGTTCCTTATCGCAGAGATATTCGCGAGAAGCAGACTGGCGAAGATCTATGCCTGCGTTTAAAAATTGTAAATGTAAAGGGGTGCATAGCCATTCCAAGAGCAGAAGTTGATGTTTGGCATAGCAATGCTTTCGGAATTTACTCAGGCTACGATAATGCAGCTCTTGAAAACGAAGAAAACCCCGATCATATTGAGCCAACGAATAACGAAACATATCTGCGTGGCCGCCAGCGAGCAGATGAAAACGGAATGGTAGAGTTCTTGACGAAGTTTCCTGGTTGGTACGAAACGAGGACAATACATATTCATATGAAGGTCTTTGTAGCTGGAAAAGAAGTTCTTACTACACAATTGTTCTTCCCTCAGAGATTTAATTATATGATTCAATCAATGCTTCCTTATAATGTGAGATACTTTAGTCCTGTTATCAATGAAGATGATTTTGTCTTACGAGACTCCCACGGGGTTCAAGGAGCTTGGCCAAAAATAGCTCGTAAAGGTCAAGCCTATATGGGAACGTTGACAATCGGGGTAATGTTACAAACGGAGTGA
- a CDS encoding efflux RND transporter periplasmic adaptor subunit, whose translation MRRRLIQAAVVLFIGINFLLVYVDDDGNVERKSYIKNWSQVFEADVAERLHKPGVLASVSEDHVYFDENLGSFQEFLVEEGTEVNAGDDLYTYQVHDYVEAEADLMNEVEVLNGEIAAIEAAISEMELYQIPDQGGGSSTQQPPPMPFDFEEEMPEEDEITEIPGDDEMMETMEPETPVEAELMKEQYIIEKEKELAQKTAELTSVESQLTELTSNGDTITVESPFQGKIKTVQETLDDPLITIESTALHAEGELTEQERTQIEQGQTVEVTLTEEDTLIEGEVAGVSDSPKAVEVEEESVYPFHVSLNETGEEGELEELLPGYHANLNITLDESLGAAVLFEDLVFTDAVWKMNAEGKLVEQGIETGILMNNMQEITEGAEVGEFVAEEPAGQFRRRAVFITPLKVQEVPWTNVFNYENWNRALISGLLSR comes from the coding sequence ATGCGAAGAAGACTAATTCAGGCAGCTGTTGTTTTGTTTATTGGTATTAATTTTTTACTTGTCTATGTGGATGATGATGGTAATGTGGAAAGAAAATCGTATATTAAAAATTGGTCGCAAGTTTTTGAGGCAGATGTTGCTGAGCGACTTCATAAACCAGGGGTGCTGGCATCTGTGAGTGAGGATCATGTCTATTTTGACGAGAATTTGGGCAGTTTTCAGGAATTCCTTGTCGAAGAAGGAACAGAAGTGAATGCAGGCGATGATCTTTATACGTACCAGGTTCATGATTATGTTGAGGCAGAAGCCGATTTAATGAATGAGGTCGAAGTGTTAAATGGTGAAATAGCTGCGATTGAAGCTGCTATTTCGGAGATGGAGCTCTATCAAATTCCTGACCAGGGGGGAGGCTCCTCGACTCAACAGCCACCACCTATGCCGTTTGATTTTGAAGAGGAAATGCCCGAAGAAGACGAAATCACGGAAATACCGGGAGACGATGAAATGATGGAAACAATGGAGCCTGAAACCCCGGTTGAGGCGGAATTGATGAAAGAACAATATATCATCGAAAAAGAAAAAGAGTTAGCTCAAAAGACAGCGGAATTAACGAGTGTAGAGAGTCAATTAACCGAGCTTACATCAAATGGTGACACCATCACGGTGGAAAGCCCTTTTCAGGGGAAAATAAAAACCGTACAGGAAACGCTCGATGACCCACTTATTACAATTGAAAGTACAGCTTTACATGCAGAGGGCGAATTAACCGAACAGGAACGCACCCAAATCGAACAGGGGCAAACAGTAGAAGTGACTCTCACGGAAGAGGATACTCTAATCGAAGGAGAAGTTGCTGGGGTGAGTGATTCACCAAAAGCGGTAGAGGTAGAAGAGGAAAGTGTTTATCCGTTTCATGTTTCTTTGAATGAAACTGGTGAGGAAGGGGAGCTTGAAGAATTGCTCCCAGGCTATCATGCGAACTTAAATATTACGCTCGATGAATCACTTGGTGCTGCGGTTCTTTTTGAAGATCTTGTATTCACTGACGCTGTATGGAAAATGAACGCGGAAGGCAAACTAGTAGAACAGGGAATTGAAACAGGGATTTTGATGAATAATATGCAGGAAATAACGGAGGGCGCAGAGGTTGGTGAATTTGTAGCAGAAGAGCCGGCAGGACAATTCCGCAGGCGCGCAGTATTCATCACACCACTAAAAGTACAAGAGGTGCCTTGGACGAACGTATTCAATTATGAAAATTGGAATAGGGCTCTGATTTCAGGATTACTTTCCAGGTGA
- a CDS encoding ABC transporter ATP-binding protein, with protein sequence MENIVEVKNLEKRFFKFALEGINLTVKKGFITGFIGPNGAGKSTTIRCIMNLIRPDQGEIRIFGKTHEADTEEIKQRIGFVQDESFFYGHLSLEQNKKLIAPFYQTWNEELFTYYIDLFELPRMKKVDHLSKGMKMKFSLAMALSHDPELIIMDEPTSGLDPVFRRELLELLQDIIQDEEKAVFFSTHITQDLEKVADFITFIDKGKVMASEEKDALLDQYAVVKGPKEWLTPGRRRLLQGLKETDIGFEGLLADKQQFAGEETGQVLLERPSLEDIMFYTVKERKNDHSIIA encoded by the coding sequence ATGGAAAATATAGTTGAAGTGAAAAATTTAGAGAAGCGATTTTTCAAGTTTGCCTTGGAAGGGATTAACTTAACGGTGAAAAAAGGCTTTATTACCGGCTTCATCGGCCCGAATGGAGCGGGCAAGAGTACGACGATCCGCTGCATCATGAACCTGATCCGACCTGATCAAGGAGAAATTCGGATTTTTGGGAAGACACATGAAGCGGACACGGAGGAAATTAAGCAGCGCATCGGATTTGTCCAGGATGAGAGCTTCTTTTACGGGCATTTGTCCCTGGAGCAGAACAAAAAACTGATTGCCCCTTTTTATCAGACGTGGAATGAGGAGCTGTTCACCTATTATATTGATCTGTTTGAGCTGCCTCGTATGAAAAAGGTGGACCATCTTTCCAAAGGGATGAAGATGAAGTTTTCTTTGGCGATGGCATTGTCCCATGATCCGGAGCTGATTATCATGGATGAACCCACTTCAGGGCTGGATCCCGTGTTTCGGAGAGAATTGCTGGAGCTCTTGCAGGACATTATTCAGGATGAAGAAAAAGCGGTGTTTTTCTCGACCCATATCACGCAAGACCTGGAGAAGGTTGCCGACTTTATCACGTTTATTGATAAAGGAAAAGTCATGGCGAGTGAGGAAAAGGATGCGTTGTTGGATCAGTATGCAGTAGTGAAAGGGCCGAAAGAGTGGTTGACACCAGGACGGCGCCGACTGCTGCAAGGCTTAAAGGAAACGGATATCGGATTTGAGGGGTTGCTTGCGGATAAACAGCAGTTTGCCGGGGAGGAAACCGGCCAGGTGCTGCTGGAGCGGCCATCGCTTGAGGACATTATGTTTTATACGGTAAAGGAGCGTAAAAATGATCATTCAATTATTGCGTAA
- a CDS encoding polysaccharide deacetylase family protein codes for MSQSQPEGGSESVGREPNLVANSILQREYPNIVFLSGSSEENRVALTFDDGPDMRFTPQVLDVLNRYQVNATFFLMGARAAEYPDIVRRANAEGHAIGNHTYWHPNLAEESLGRAHWEVTTTEETIEQILGFRPRLFRPPYGNLNRQIVELLGSMGNTIILWNVDSLDWRQLEADVIADNVLGNTMPGSIILMHDGGDWTMDLSGTVNALDTIIPRLQQEGMEFVTIPELINVSEAK; via the coding sequence ATGAGCCAAAGTCAACCCGAGGGGGGATCAGAAAGTGTTGGCAGAGAGCCTAATTTAGTTGCGAATTCGATTCTGCAGCGTGAATACCCCAACATTGTTTTTTTAAGCGGTTCATCTGAAGAGAATAGAGTGGCTTTAACTTTTGATGATGGTCCGGATATGCGCTTTACACCTCAAGTACTGGATGTTCTTAATAGATATCAAGTAAACGCTACTTTTTTCCTGATGGGCGCCAGAGCAGCTGAATACCCCGATATTGTCAGGAGAGCTAACGCTGAAGGGCATGCCATTGGAAATCATACGTATTGGCACCCCAATTTAGCGGAAGAAAGCCTGGGAAGAGCTCATTGGGAAGTAACAACCACAGAGGAAACGATTGAACAAATTCTGGGATTCCGCCCCAGATTATTCCGTCCCCCGTATGGTAATTTAAACCGGCAGATTGTTGAATTACTCGGCAGCATGGGCAATACGATAATTCTCTGGAACGTCGATTCCCTGGATTGGAGGCAATTGGAAGCTGATGTAATTGCCGACAATGTTTTAGGAAATACCATGCCTGGTTCTATCATACTCATGCATGATGGCGGTGATTGGACAATGGATTTATCAGGTACCGTCAATGCTTTAGATACAATTATTCCGCGTCTGCAGCAAGAAGGGATGGAATTTGTGACTATTCCTGAATTAATCAATGTAAGTGAAGCAAAGTGA
- a CDS encoding YihY/virulence factor BrkB family protein, producing MDRVKNFAKDFMTKFKEDNVPLLAAAQSYYYLLAIFPLIIVGFTIIPYFNINPNDAVNFIGNVLPSEIASVFEENIVSLVETPQGGLLTVGILGALWAASNGINAFIKSSNAAYGVEETRSFIVVRLIALGLTLGMIVALVIAFVLPVFGNIIIGFLESLLGISESMTLLFQVLRWTISILVLSGLLMMLYRFAPNKKIPFKHIIPGALTASVLWQLISLGFSFYVSNFGNYSATYGSLGGIIVLMIWFFLTGLILMTGAVINVLYHRKQRRADPEKNIASGI from the coding sequence ATGGATAGGGTAAAAAATTTTGCAAAAGACTTCATGACAAAATTCAAAGAAGATAATGTTCCATTATTGGCAGCAGCGCAATCCTATTACTATCTTCTCGCTATATTTCCATTGATTATTGTAGGATTTACCATTATCCCATACTTTAATATTAATCCAAATGATGCAGTGAATTTCATCGGGAATGTTTTGCCCAGTGAAATAGCCTCCGTTTTTGAAGAGAATATCGTAAGCTTGGTCGAAACACCTCAGGGAGGCTTGCTCACTGTCGGTATCCTTGGTGCCCTATGGGCCGCTTCTAACGGCATTAACGCATTTATCAAATCATCCAATGCAGCATATGGAGTAGAAGAAACACGTTCTTTCATTGTTGTGCGCCTTATCGCATTAGGACTGACACTTGGCATGATAGTAGCATTAGTTATCGCGTTTGTTCTCCCGGTGTTTGGTAACATTATTATAGGCTTCCTAGAGTCACTATTAGGCATCTCAGAGTCGATGACCTTGCTATTTCAAGTATTACGCTGGACGATCAGCATTCTCGTTCTCTCAGGACTTTTAATGATGCTATATCGGTTTGCGCCAAATAAGAAAATACCGTTTAAGCATATAATTCCTGGAGCACTTACCGCAAGTGTCCTGTGGCAATTGATATCCCTAGGCTTCTCTTTCTACGTCAGTAATTTCGGAAACTATTCCGCAACTTATGGAAGCCTTGGCGGTATTATCGTATTGATGATCTGGTTCTTTTTAACCGGCCTCATCTTAATGACCGGTGCTGTAATAAATGTGCTATACCACCGAAAACAGCGCCGGGCTGATCCTGAAAAGAACATTGCATCTGGAATATAA